In a genomic window of Helianthus annuus cultivar XRQ/B chromosome 10, HanXRQr2.0-SUNRISE, whole genome shotgun sequence:
- the LOC110886044 gene encoding cysteine protease RD19A, whose protein sequence is MDPRLSLVAFSLFIAGIFVTSFVSAESEDNMLIRQVIGDENHQLNDEDQFGAFKSKFGKSYGSQEEHDYRLSVFKANLRRAKRYQKLDPSAVHGVTQFSDMTPEEFRKHLGLRSRVKFPSDAGKAPILPTDDLPENFDWRDHGAVTSVKNQGSCGSCWTFSTTGALEGANFLATGKLESLSEQQLVDCDHECDPEEQGSCDAGCNGGLMNSAFEYTLKSGGLMREKDYPYTAKDHGACKFDKSKVVASVANFSVVSLDEDQIAANLVKHGPLAVAINAAYMQTYIGGVSCPFLCAKRLDHGVLLVGYGASGYAPIRMKEKPYWIIKNSWGENWGEKGYYKICKGHNVCGVDSMVSTVVAAHRH, encoded by the exons ATGGATCCTCGACTCTCTCTCGTCGCTTTCTCTCTCTTCATTGCCGGAATCTTTGTCACCTCTTTTGTCTCAGCTGAATCCGAAGACAATATGTTAATCCGTCAGGTGATCGGAGATGAAAACCACCAGTTGAATGATGAGGATCAGTTTGGTGCTTTCAAAAGCAAGTTTGGGAAGTCTTATGGTTCACAGGAGGAGCATGATTACAGGTTATCGGTTTTTAAGGCTAATTTGCGCCGCGCTAAGCGGTACCAGAAGCTAGATCCATCTGCGGTCCATGGGGTCACTCAGTTCTCTGACATGACCCCCGAGGAGTTCCGTAAGCACCTCGGATTAAGGTCTCGTGTTAAGTTCCCCTCGGATGCAGGTAAGGCTCCCATTCTTCCGACTGATGATCTTCCTGAGAATTTCGATTGGCGAGATCATGGGGCCGTCACTAGTGTGAAGAATCAG GGTTCATGTGGATCGTGTTGGACATTTAGCACAACCGGAGCACTGGAAGGGGCGAATTTCCTAGCCACTGGAAAGCTAGAAAGCCTTAGTGAACAACAACTTGTTGATTGCGACCACGAG TGTGATCCAGAAGAACAAGGATCATGTGACGCAGGGTGCAATGGCGGTCTCATGAATAGCGCGTTCGAGTACACATTAAAATCTGGTGGACTCATGAGGGAAAAAGACTACCCTTACACCGCCAAAGACCACGGAGCCTGCAAATTTGACAAAAGCAAGGTTGTAGCATCCGTTGCAAACTTCAGTGTGGTGTCACTAGATGAGGACCAGATTGCGGCAAATCTGGTGAAACATGGTCCTCTTGCAGTGGCTATTAATGCAGCTTACATGCAAACCTACATTGGTGGAGTGTCGTGCCCATTTTTGTGCGCAAAGAGGTTAGACCATGGTGTGTTACTGGTTGGATATGGTGCATCCGGCTATGCACCCATAAGAATGAAGGAAAAACCATATTGGATTATCAAGAACTCGTGGGGAGAGAACTGGGGCGAAAAAGGATATTACAAGATCTGCAAGGGTCATAATGTTTGTGGAGTCGACTCCATGGTGTCTACAGTCGTTGCAGCCCACCGTCACTAA